A window of Chaetodon auriga isolate fChaAug3 chromosome 2, fChaAug3.hap1, whole genome shotgun sequence contains these coding sequences:
- the gpr27 gene encoding putative G-protein coupled receptor 27 has translation MANTSEFGGSSPSLQNYASTASAVKLASLGLIMGISLLGNASLSLLLLKDSSLHKAPYYFLLDLCLADVVRSAVCFPFVMASIGGGSAWPYSALSCKIVAFMSVLFCFHVVFLLFCVSVTRYMAIAHHRFYYKRMNLCTCVAVICMVWTLSVAMAFPPVFDVGTYKFIREEEQCIFEHRYVKANDTLGFMLMLAVIVGTTHVVYIKMLCFVYDHRKMKPAQLVPAISQNWTFHGPGATGQAAANWIAGFGRGPTPPTLVGIRQASHLGNRRLLVLDEFKMEKRIGKMYYMITLTFLILWAPYISACYLRIFVRGAPVPQLYLTAAVWMSFAQAGANPIISFMFNKELRMRLRACFPCCLGTQTPMEPYCVI, from the coding sequence ATGGCGAACACAAGTGAGTTTGGGGGGAGCAGCCCGTCCTTACAGAACTATGCGTCCACGGCCTCTGCGGTCAAGCTGGCCTCCCTGGGTCTGATCATGGGCATCAGCCTGCTGGGCAACGCGTCgctgtcgctgctgctgctgaaggacagCTCGCTGCACAAGGCTCCCTACTACTTCCTCCTGGACCTGTGCCTGGCGGACGTGGTGCGCTCTGCCGTCTGCTTCCCCTTCGTGATGGCATCGATCGGCGGCGGCTCCGCCTGGCCGTACAGCGCGCTCAGCTGCAAGATCGTCGCCTTCATGTCGGTACTCTTCTGCTTCCACGTCGTCTTCCTGCTCTTCTGCGTCAGCGTCACCCGGTACATGGCGATCGCCCACCACAGGTTTTACTACAAACGGATGAATCTGTGTACGTGCGTGGCCGTGATCTGCATGGTGTGGACTCTCTCCGTGGCCATGGCTTTCCCTCCGGTGTTCGACGTGGGCACCTACAAGTTCATCCgtgaggaggagcagtgcaTCTTCGAGCACCGCTACGTGAAGGCGAACGACACCCTGGGCTTCATGTTGATGCTGGCCGTCATCGTGGGGACGACCCATGTGGTTTACATCAAGATGCTGTGCTTCGTCTACGATCACCGCAAGATGAAGCCGGCTCAGCTGGTCCCCGCCATCAGCCAGAACTGGACCTTCCACGGCCCAGGAGCCACCGGGCAGGCCGCCGCCAACTGGATCGCCGGCTTCGGCCGCGGACCCACCCCGCCCACGCTGGTGGGCATCAGGCAAGCTTCCCACCTCGGCAACAGGAGGCTGCTGGTGCTGGACGAGTTTAAGATGGAGAAACGGATCGGGAAGATGTACTACATGATCACACTGACCTTCCTCATTCTGTGGGCTCCTTATATAAGCGCCTGCTACCTGAGAATATTTGTGCGGGGGGCTCCGGTCCCGCAGCTCTACCTGACGGCTGCGGTGTGGATGAGCTTCGCCCAGGCGGGAGCGAACCCCATCATCAGCTTCATGTTCAACAAGGAGCTCCGGATGCGCCTCCGAGCCTGTTTCCCCTGCTGCCTGGGGACACAGACGCCCATGGAGCCGTACTGTGTCATCTGA